Proteins encoded by one window of Cloeon dipterum chromosome 2, ieCloDipt1.1, whole genome shotgun sequence:
- the LOC135936492 gene encoding leucine-rich repeat neuronal protein 1-like, with protein sequence MWLSVLVWTAAAVAGGAAQCPQHCRCDVLTSVFSSARLVTADCSYQNLDEVPSDQITPDTEALSLKGNLLKELSATPSFSPRLKELDVSSNRIKIIGRGVFGTNSSISYLNLAKNELSTIFSDTFVGLENLETLVLSDNRINYIEDGAFVMLNNLKGLNLDSNMIGSLYEEWFLGLRNLANLSLAHNIIHHVNRNVFRATDRLQRLVLSGNRINGIEPQGFAGLSQLQTLLLDNNLLAVIPNSALQTLGNLRVLRVDMNPINKLQAYSFSELSVKEISASRMSDLRIVDGFSFHNLYNLTTLLMEDNDKLDFIDPEAFTNTTKLAVLNLDNNHLRGLSRQLVDAMPSLRISLLNNPLVCDCNYFWVKQNRAKFVSPQNMSCAATRVLAEECGPQVVHISAANMSRKLGDPLTLECRALGVPIPKLHWILPDGTVLNATSNSVRLRLRNPGTLIFYHLKATDSGVYTCVAENKVATARTNVSLVVSGIDINLFPTGISANFVTLVWNGTARNSFPTYQILYRRQNEAENWSSVAVSSFVRSYTISQLAPDTTYRFCITFEDKQSGFYVNISCTLAKTQHATFMLQGIQNNKRSFNVLFTVVLSVFVVTLLALLVYKRRTIQHRLLYETPNEEKSSTPIASTSNIPMDNLYSPLISNAGS encoded by the coding sequence ATGTGGCTGAGTGTGCTGGTTTGGACGGCAGCGGCAGTCGCTGGCGGCGCCGCTCAGTGCCCGCAGCACTGCCGCTGCGACGTGCTGACCTCCGTCTTCTCCTCGGCCCGCCTGGTGACGGCCGACTGCTCCTACCAGAATCTAGACGAGGTCCCATCCGACCAGATCACGCCCGACACGGAGGCCCTGTCGCTGAAGGGAAACTTGCTGAAGGAGCTATCGGCGACGCCTTCGTTCAGCCCGAGATTGAAGGAGCTGGACGTGTCCAGCaacagaataaaaatcatcGGCCGGGGAGTCTTCGGCACCAACAGTTCCATCAGTTATTTGAACCTGGCGAAAAACGAGCTTTCTACGATATTCAGTGACACTTTTGTGGGATTGGAGAATCTGGAGACGCTTGTGTTGAGTGACAACCGCATCAATTACATCGAGGACGGCGCTTTCGTCATGTTGAACAATCTGAAAGGACTCAACCTGGACTCAAACATGATCGGGTCGCTGTACGAGGAGTGGTTCCTCGGCTTGCGTAACCTGGCGAACCTTAGTCTCGCGCACAACATCATCCACCACGTGAACCGCAACGTTTTCAGAGCCACCGACAGGCTGCAGAGGTTGGTGCTCAGCGGCAACAGGATCAACGGCATCGAGCCGCAAGGCTTTGCAGGCCTGTCGCAGCTGCAGACGCTCCTCCTGGACAACAACCTGTTGGCCGTCATCCCGAACTCCGCCCTGCAGACCCTGGGAAACCTCAGGGTGCTCAGGGTCGATATGAATCCGATTAACAAACTGCAAGCCTACTCATTCAGCGAGTTGAGCGTGAAGGAAATTTCAGCATCGCGGATGAGCGACCTCCGCATTGTCGACGGCTTCTCCTTCCACAACCTGTACAACCTGACCACCCTCTTGATGGAGGACAACGACAAGCTGGACTTCATCGACCCCGAGGCGTTCACCAACACCACCAAGCTGGCCGTCCTGAACCTGGACAACAACCACCTGCGGGGCTTGAGTCGTCAGCTGGTCGACGCCATGCCGTCTTTGCGCATCTCGCTGCTGAACAACCCTCTGGTCTGCGACTGCAACTACTTCTGGGTCAAGCAGAACCGCGCCAAGTTCGTCAGCCCGCAAAACATGTCCTGCGCCGCGACCAGGGTGCTGGCCGAGGAGTGCGGGCCGCAGGTCGTGCACATCAGCGCCGCCAACATGAGCAGGAAGCTGGGCGATCCGCTGACCCTGGAGTGCCGGGCGCTGGGCGTGCCGATTCCCAAACTGCACTGGATCCTGCCGGACGGCACGGTGCTCAACGCCACGTCCAACTCGGTGCGTCTGCGGCTGCGCAACCCCGGCACCCTGATTTTCTACCACCTCAAGGCGACGGACAGCGGCGTGTACACCTGCGTTGCCGAGAACAAGGTGGCCACCGCCCGGACGAACGTCAGCTTGGTGGTCAGCGGCATCGACATCAACCTCTTCCCCACGGGCATTTCCGCGAATTTCGTGACGCTGGTGTGGAACGGCACGGCACGCAACTCGTTCCCCACCTACCAGATCCTGTACCGGCGACAGAACGAGGCGGAAAACTGGTCCAGCGTGGCGGTGAGCTCTTTCGTGCGGTCGTACACCATCAGCCAGCTGGCGCCGGACACGACGTACCGCTTCTGCATCACCTTCGAGGACAAGCAGTCTGGATTCTACGTCAACATCTCGTGCACCCTGGCCAAGACGCAGCACGCCACCTTCATGCTGCAGGGCATCCAGAACAACAAACGCTCCTTCAACGTCCTCTTCACCGTGGTGCTGTCCGTGTTCGTGGTGACGCTGCTGGCGCTGCTCGTGTACAAAAGACGAACCATCCAGCACCGCCTGCTCTACGAGACGCCGAACGAGGAGAAGAGCTCGACGCCGATCGCCTCCACGTCCAACATTCCCATGGACAATCTGTACAGCCCGCTCATCTCGAACGCTGGCTCGTGA